In Sebastes umbrosus isolate fSebUmb1 chromosome 7, fSebUmb1.pri, whole genome shotgun sequence, the sequence AACACTTGCTGCCTTGTAGGCCTCATATTAATTTTTGAaaactgtataaaataaaaatatattggaACATTTAAGCATAAAATGTAACTTCAGAAAACAATCAGCTGCCTCACATGTGTTTGTTGTCCTGTGGTTGATTTTTATTGGTGTTCAGCCGACAATCTGTCACTACTTCATGAAGCTGCTGAAGGACAAGGGTCTCTTGAGACGCTGCTACTCACAGGTAGGAAAAAAACCCTGCTAGAGTCTCCACTtctcatacttttttttattattaacaaaatGATAATATACAAAGAATTCGGGTAAATGGAAGCAGCACATACAGAacagataagataagtaaaatacaattatacatgagaagtataaaatatgattaaagaacaataacattaagatataataaaaacaggagtctatactatatacatagatataaacaaATTCAAATGTGTCCATTCAGAACATTGACACTCTGGAGCGAGTGGCCGGGCTCGGAGGAGACGATCTAATCGAAGCTCATGGAACGTTCTTCACGTCCCACTGTGTCAGCTTCCGTTGCCGCAAGGAGTACAACCTGGACTGGATGAAAGGTGCCTTTTGCTTTTGTGAGCTTTTAGAGAGCTTATTGATTATTGAGTTGTTGTGATTTCAGCCATTTGGGACTTTAACCTCCTCCCTTTGCTTTGTAGATAAAATCTTTTCTGATGACATTCCCCGATGTGACAAGTGCAGCAGTTTGGTGAAGCCAGGTCAGTTGATTTCTGTCTCTCATTGTTCATTTTAGTTCCTCTTGTTCCTCTTCCTAAAAGCCCTACCGACCTTTCTGCACACCATTGTATCTCTTTTACTTTACAAACATGCTTGCTATATAATTATGTCACCAATTATTTCAGTATGTCTTTGTACCTCTGCTTTTTTCGTCCTCACCCAGATATCGTATTCTTTGGAGAGAATCTACCTGTTCGGTTCTTCACTTCAATGAAGATGGTGAGCACACGGTGGTGGATTCTACGCATAAATGCATGTTTAAAGAGTGAGTGATGTAACACCTCTGcagaaatgtattgttttttcaCCGTCTTTATTTATGTACCTGTCAGGACTTTCCTCGCTGTGATCTTCTCATCGTCATGGGGACGTCTCTGCAGGTCCAACCGTTTGCAGGTCTAGTCGGCAGGTACTGCAGATCAGGTTTCATATTcctgacatctactgctgagcACAGACACTGCTGCAGTAATCTGTATATATCTAGTATCTGGCAGTGTACTGTAGTCTAGCAGCCAGTGAGACTGCCCTGCATTATGAAAGATTCAGGCTTGATTCCAGCAATAATCTTAGTCTGTTTAAGTGTTTCTGAGGAAGATGCTGAGGGCTCAGTCACCCACATTTTGGAACTTATTGTATGCAGATTGCTCTAATTACTAAAATATTGTTAAgtaattgtttgttttcccctttctttctattctctcctgtgttttttttgtcatttaggGTTTCAAAAAGTTGCCCCAGACTGCTCATTAACATGGAGAAGGCAGGACAGGTGAGCCTTCACCCCTCCATCAACCATTTCCTGCCTTTATCCagactctttttttctgtcttagATGTATTTCTTGGATTCTCTGTGCAGCTGCAgcattgtctgtgtgtttctctgtgcagGCTGATCCTCTATTCGGGTTGCTGGGTTTTGGAGGAGGGATGGACTTTGACTCAGACAAGGCGTACAGGTGATACAGAGATGCTGCTACTTCTTCTGTCCAACTGTTTTACTATAATACATCTGTCTTCCGGTTGCAACCTATATCTGATATGAAAAATTTACATGTAATGTGAATCTGATCAAACACAATAGATGACACGTTTTTAAAAATAGATCAACTGGGCCAAAATGTTCAGTAATgattgatatattttatattaagcATGTGCAAGTATTCAGTGTATCAGTTTAAATGGACATCATGCAGTTTACATTTGCACCACCAGAGGGCACCAGTGCATTATCCACGATGATGATTTATTGAGATACCTTGTGCCATACTACATCTGTGCTGTGTTCATCATTTAGCTTAATATTTAATGTAGTTACTCAGTAGTCACGCAATCAGTGCTGGTAATGAAGAAGTGGTATGGAGCCTGTCCAGGTTCTAACACAGTGTCCTTGTTTCTTCTCTCCAGAGATGTAGCTCACATCAGTACATGTGATGATGGCTGTTTGGCTCTAGCCGAGCTGCTGGGATGGAAGGTAAGTTACACAATCTTCTTTCACAGATCCTGTGCTCATTTAAGGTTGTACTTCTTGTTGGAGTACAGTCCATTTACCAGAGAACAACCACAAAATAGCATTGGACCGTAGTGATCATTTCAGTCAGGAGGTAATTAAGCCGATGTAACCACTGCTGTAATTCAAACACAATTTACTATCACTGTTTCCCTCATAGGTCTCGTCAAAGTTTAATAGTCTCATTTTTGAGGGaatgtttctgttgttttaggTGTTATACATCTCAGTTACTCTctcttatttaatttaatttttattatctAAATTGTTActtttaaaggcacaatgagaaGGATTTTTTTGATTgtggtttgtaaacacaacattcaaagttggcccctcctcccTGACTCAACGAGTGTTACGCCGCTCGCCAGTTGGTGAAAGCCAACCCCAGGTTCACTCGCGTTTTGGAACGAGCTTTGTCCGCTTGGCGTTTTGCCTCGTTATATTTGCGTTTTTTCTGCAGCCGTAGGGTTGTCCTCGagcaaagaaattcttagtcgacaaaACACTCATATGATTATGTCgtctaatcgattagttaatttaatcgaccgatctgtaaaactgagtttctccacaaagaatcacacaaaggcaccactttaaatcttgtgtttaccagagatgtgctcataagtttcttggaaataaatcattcagcatgaaaaaagcataaaaaatgactaagcgactcaagaaatcttagtcaactaagaccaaaatgaccaaaaCTGACCAATTAtttgactaatcaactaagaggggggCAGCCCTAGTTCGCCATTTTcatagcttcctcttggatgcatGCTTACCATCTAGCACCTGGTCGCTGCGTTTTTAGAGGTTGACACCCTGATACGTCCTGAACtcagcaaaatgaaaagaaaagagaaaatacaggcagagggctgcagggtctctgcagatacagacgtCACCACACACTTCTCGTGGGTCAtaagtggttgccaggcaactaGCTGAAATGCTGCACCACTTAAccacaaaatataatttttacattactgtttgtgtgtgaattaaacaaacaagaggaTACAATGTCTTAATCAATGAGTTTTAGTAGCGCTCGTGGTAGTTTGAACTGTTTGAGGCTAACTGTTCCCCCctattatgctaagctaagctaaacacCTGCTTGCTCTAGTTTCATATCTAACTTGACACCTCTAAGGTTCATTGAACTCTTGTGATATTAGGCATGTAAATGGTCTAGTTTCAAGATATTGAATATCTACTCATTGGCCACATCAGTAGCTCTCATAGATATATCTGTATGGATTCTCACTACCCACATACCTAAATATACAGTGAGCAATTTAGTATAAGGTGCAGCTGTGGTCGTCTTGTCAGCATAGAACTGCAGCacaagcaaaaagaaaaaaagtgtaaacTATTTATAATGTTCCTGTGTGAAGTTGTGGTCGCTAGTCACCACCGTGGACTTCTAGATGAACGCAAAGCATGCGCTGTTTTTCTGTAATTGTACAGTCAACGTCCTCTGTGTCTCCATACATTCGTCATGTTGTCTGTGCCCTCCACTTCTCTCCAGGTGGAGCTGGAGGACTTGGTGAAGCAGGAGCATGCCAAGATTGACAGTCAGGACAAGAAAGAGAAGGCCGGTGAGAGCAAAGGAGCTGCAGCCGAGGCGAGCTCTGCTGCATCAGTGGAACCAGAGCCCAAAAAGGAAGAGTAACTTATTAAAAAGGCTCCCTTTTTAAGAGAAGCTactgtggtgatgtcaccgtATGGAGATGATGAGGATACCCGGGGTTTGTGTTTGGAAGTGAAGCTTCGCCCACCGGGTGTCACACTCTCCTTTTCCATCTGCggacatttaattcttctgaaCAATCTCGCCGTGATATCCCTGTGTTTTATGCTTCTGTTTATATCACACATCTGCACTTTACTGACATTAATCTACTTTCCTTTTTGCTTTAGCTTGCATCTGTCTTAGCTGTATATTTCTTTTTGAGGCAGTTAGCTCTATGCATGGGCAGATTTTTACTGCAGTATGCGGTGGCGTTGTTCAAGTACAGCTGATGTTTACAGATCTCAGAGCGTGGAAGGTGGTTAATATCTCCTAAACCCTGGCAGTGTGATCATTACTTTGCTGAATTACAGAACAAGCTACTATACTGTCTCTGAACCAGCTATTGAGCACAGCAGATGGCGTAATTTGGGCCAAACCACTTCAGCTCTCTTCACTTCAGTGACGATGTGGTTTCAGTTTAAGCTTCCTCAAAAGATAACCAGGCTATTGTGTATTTTATCTGTTATCTTTTCCCCCCAAGCCAAAATTTGTTGGCCTGATTGTTCTGTGACGTCTTAAAGGGATGGGTGTTTTGAAGAGGGGGTTGTATGACGTACTTagccatagtcagtgtattatctacagtagatgacggtcggcagcAAAAAaaagccacctaaaagaaaggctcacctaaaaaaacgtcatctactgtaggtaataaactgactatggataagtacctgaTAGGAGAGCTGAGGTAGTTGTAAATATAACAGTAGGTTAAAGTGgaacttttaaaatattttcaatgaaCAGCGTTTTAATCTTAACCTTCTGCTCCTGTTGGATTTGATTTCTCTAATTTCTTTTAACACAATTCTCAGATGTTTATGAGGCAAGTTATGTCTTCTTAATCTTATGGAACAACAAACTGTACATCctacacaacataacattaACGTTGCTCTCTAGAGTCAGGATGCTAGTTGGTCCTTTGttgattttactttttaaatctttGGGGATTGTTTAAGTGCTGCAAAAACTCAAGAAGGATAAAAAGACAAGAATTGCTAAAATAGGGTGAAGAAGTTGTATCATAGGAAACTATTTGGGTTATCTGAAAAAGCATGAATTGTTGtaacatgaaataaataaaatacaaggaggGTGGACACGGTTACATTACCATCAAAATAATGGAAACCAATTCAAAAATCCTGCAATAAATTTGACCTTTGTAAAGCTGATAATGTTCCTTCTGGTTGAGACTGTGTCAGAGAGAAGCTGATTCAACTCTGGTCATTTTCAGCCTttagaactgcgcccatagcaacggcctgttatgcatagcaacggactactataaagaaataacagaccgtagaacgccgtgattgaccaatcagaattgagtattcaataAAGCCCTGTAATAATAGATTATAATAACTATGCCAACATTTGGCGCTGGCATGGCTCAAAACTACAGTGATACAAATGTGCTGGTCTTCAGCTCCTACACTTGTTAAGAATTGTCTTCCAAAATTAAGATAACTTTAAAAAGAGAGATCTTTTAGGTACtactattttgtattaattttaccaaattaattattattattattattattaataatcaattTTAGCTTCATTAGTGCCAGCTGCCTGCAGATCATGGTGTTGGTAGGAAATGGTTTAAACAGAAAGCGTGATAGCGTTGCATGTAAAAGGAAGACTGTGAATCTTGTTGCCACGGAAATGTTGACCAATCAACAAACACTTCATATGCGGTTTCCGTGAGAGACGGGACTGTTGGACAGCCCGCAAACGCACTATATGATGAGATAAATAGACACGAAACCCTTCTGTGCAGCATCTGTTCTGTCTCTCCCTCAACTATATTTTCTGTGCATTAACATCTATAAATGATGGATTCAAAGCTTAGCGTATGCATATGTGTTTAAATTTCTTCCACAGCTGCAAGATAAAAATCTGTAGCACTTAAAGAACACAGATAATCTCAGAGTTGTGGCAAAGCCTTTGTCTGTTCTCAACCATTCATCATTCTGAGCAGAAGACCGAAACGGCGCCGCAGAGAGAATAAATAGTCACTTTAGAGTACATGCAGTCATTTTGCTGTTCACCCCGCGCTCAGAGCTGGGTTAACCACATGCATACTGGAGGGGAGGGGTTGGGGGGCTGACGGAGGTGCCGTGATGAAACATCAGCTCAAACAGTTTCACATGAAAATTGAAAGTGCATTAAATGCCAGCATGTGCAGGAGACAGAAGAACGCGGCAGCCGTACAACAGTTACCTGCATTTTAAGTATTCTGCACATTACAGCAGGAAACTTCTCCAGGATGTTTTTCTgagagaatgtgtgtgagcTTCTTATTGAGGCCCTGTTGGTATTTTGAGCTCTTAAGCAATATCTTGCAGAAAGGAAGGGTTCAAGAGGAGATTGCAACATGAGGAGATATGTGCTAACAGCGTAGAAGAGAGAAGATATTCAAACTAACTGAGCCAGCCCAACACATGTAAGTATCAACTGTTTTCGTACCACCATAAGCTTGTGTTTAAGTCTCTTTCTAAAAGAGTGTGTCTGATTATTTAACGTGAATGTTCAAAAAActaaatcgtacataaaatcctgCCAGATGTGTTGTCTATGTGCATGCTCATAAACGTATGTTTGCGTCCAGGGCGGTCCACAGTCCAGTTAATGGGACGACAGCCATCCcgtggaggaggagcaggaggaggctgACGCTGTTGGAGCAGCTGAAGGGCTGTCAGCAGGCCTGGTGCCCCGCGGCCCCCTGGGATAGAGAGGAGGCCCACGATGCTCTCTGTGAAACACCTGCTGGGGTgagcttttttctgttttatatcatattaaactgaacaTATTTGGGTTTTCgaccatgaaaaaaaacaagacatttaaagtagggctgtcaatctatgaagatatttaatcgcatgattgtccatagttaatcacaattaaatctCAAATGAATTGATTATGCCTTGTCCAAAACTgtatgggattatcataaagcggtcatgtcgtgggtacccatagaacccattttcattcacatatcttgaggtcagaggtcaagggacccctttgaaaatcgctatgctagtttttcctcaccaaaattttgcctaagtttagagcgttatttaacctccttcccgacaagctagtatgacatggttggtaccaatggatcctttaggttttttagtttcatatgatgccagtatcttcactacaTTTAAATCTGGGCCCgctaagttgtgttaatgcgttaaataacttagtggcgttgaaacgaaTTTGCACGTTAATATTGTGCTtattttgacagccctcatttaaagacatcaccttggactttaagaaactgggatggacttttttcactatttttggacattttgactggacgattaatctagaaaataatcagcagatgaatcgataatgaaaataatctttatttgcagccctagacACATCTTTCGCCAAACAAGGGGTGAAAGAATACATTTGTAGGACATTTACttataatattcatgtttttgagCATTTATTTTAGAggaattttacttttttgtgtcCATTTAGCTCCATTTCTGATCATCAGTCTTTCTACTTTCCCATCTCTCTACATCTCCTCTCACTGTGTCACATCATTTGTACGTAACCCAGTTCACATCATCCTACCAGGTCATCCAGTCCAGGTGTTTTATGAAACTACGTAGCTTCAAGCTCTCAAACAAGAAAAGCAAACGCGCTGTTGGGATGTCCGCTTGCTTCACTTGTTCTTCATGTTCCGTAACAACAGCAGTATTCTTAGCCGGTCCGAACGCTGACATGCAACAACTCAGCGACACGAAAGTAGTTCCTTTTTCTATTTGACATCTGATAACACAGCGGATGCTTCTTTTTGGGGCTGAATGCAGAAGTAGTGTTGAATAAAAGGGTGTGCATACCAGGGAAATGACATTACGAAATGGATCCATCTGCAGCAAACAGAGAACGTGAGTAGGACAGAAAATTATATTGAAGGGTATATTTGAAAGGGTGACATGCAAATAATTACCCAGAAATGTAAGACTGTAACTGGAAGTCATTGACTCGTGAGTATGTGGTCatggggaaggagaggagggtttgtttttcattgtggAAACTCTCACAGGAAAGCTTaagattttcataaataacagtGTGAAAAGCATGTTTCTAATACTGGTTGTAGGACGACAGATATTGTTGATTGGAAATGCCGAACAAAAAAGTcaatatgtttatttctgctagAACAATTTCCAGAAGGTTTTCCTATGAATCAGATGCATGAATGACTAAATGTTGCCGTTATGAATCAACGGAGTAATTGCTAATATAACGCCTCTACTGGCAGTCTGTGTAAATGAGCTCAAGGTGTGGTGACTTGCAGTGAACTCTATTTCTGTGCGCACTGAGAATGACAGCCACTTcctgtgcgtgcgtgcgtgcgtgcgtgcgtgcgtgcgtgcgtgcgtgcgtgcgtgtataGATGTATTTGAGACCACCTCCGAATTCAGTTGTGGTGATGTAACTACATGACTGAGCCGTTGGTTTGCTGTTTTTGGGAACTGCATGTGCTGCGTTACCCAAGTTAATTATTTCTCAACCAGCTGTGTGTTCTGCTTTAGTCTCCGTTTCCACAGAAGGCAACGTGATCAGAGCCAGTGTCTCTAAAAAACAGAACGTATATGCAGTTAAAGCAAAATTTGGTGTTAAAAAAGCAAtgttaaaattatatattttggatAAATACATTAGTGAAGCAATTCAGACCACTTAACCTTTATAGCCTTACTAATAGTTCCAAAACTCAGCTGCTCTGCTTCATCaggactttgtgtgtgtgtgtgtgtgtgtggataagtCAGATATAATTGGCAGTGGCGTTGCAGCACAAGCAAACAACTTACTGACTGTCATCTGACTTTGATTTAAATGTTGCTAAACTGATTAGTGCAGGAAAATAACTGAGCTCTGCCTACTTCGACCCAGTGGAAGGATCACAGACAACACAAAAATTATAGAAATCTTTT encodes:
- the sirt2 gene encoding NAD-dependent protein deacetylase sirtuin-2, whose translation is MSGSPELPKKDEEEEEVTPEPEEQSDDSSGEEAAGDTEMDFLRNLFSSTLGLGSPDKVLDDLTLDGVAQYIKSGKCKNIICMVGAGISTSAGIPDFRSPGSGLYANLQKYNLPYPEAIFQIEYFKKHPEPFFALARELYPGQFKPTICHYFMKLLKDKGLLRRCYSQNIDTLERVAGLGGDDLIEAHGTFFTSHCVSFRCRKEYNLDWMKDKIFSDDIPRCDKCSSLVKPDIVFFGENLPVRFFTSMKMDFPRCDLLIVMGTSLQVQPFAGLVGRVSKSCPRLLINMEKAGQADPLFGLLGFGGGMDFDSDKAYRDVAHISTCDDGCLALAELLGWKVELEDLVKQEHAKIDSQDKKEKAGESKGAAAEASSAASVEPEPKKEE